The genomic stretch CACGATTCACCTCGTTTCACAAGCTTTGGAACTTGCAACAAAAGATGAAGCAATAAACCAAAACACATAATAATGCTTGAGAGATAAGGAAAAATTCTTCCAATATTTTTCACAACTGCAAACACACTTGTTTGAGCATCAACTCCATCTACAAACGAAGCTTGATAAAAAGTGTACCCTTTATACCGTAGCGGCTGATTCATTTGAATGAAGTAACGCTGCTCTATCCCGCCATCGGAGAGAACAATGCGCGAACTAAAACTTTTTGCTTTTTCTGTTGCCGCGTAGGTTTTCTTTTCGAAGTCAAGCAGGCGAATGCTAAAGGGCAGATAGGTACGCTTAGCTCGAAGCTCGAAACGATATGGCACATCTTTAATGCTTATGTTTTGCGTAATAGGCATCTCTTCTACAAGCGAGTAAATACCGTTATTTGCCGCCTCTGCATTTTCAAGCAAAAAACTTAAACAGGCCTGATTTTTCTCTTCTTCTTTTTCACGCGGAAGTGGAACGAAGAAAAAGTTTTTTGCCAAACCATGATATTCTTTATCATCGTCAGATTTTCTTTTGGCCAAAGTACAATTTGTATAAGATTCTACAACGTGCATGCTGAAAGGAAGTGAAGCCAAAGAAAGTTTTTTTCCTTTCTGAAGCCAACCTTGCTGAAAGGCATATACCTTTTCTGTTTTTGGCTGAGAGACATCAATAACCACAAGTTCTTTGTCATGGTAATCCCTCACATAGCTCACCGTTTCACCTTCAACAATCGCCATACTTCCTTCTTCGCTAAAGGTAGAAGTGAGAAAACCACCAAACAAAAGCAGCATGGCACCAAGGTGCACTACGTTGATTCCAATTCTTTTTTTGGTCCACGGACTTTTGAAAATAAGTTTGGAAAGCAAACCAATAAAAAGAACGCTCATCACCAAAGAACCACTGGGCAAGGGAATGAAGCCAACCCAAAAAAACCATGACGAAAAAAAATACTGTTGTGATTGATACAAGCCAATATAACGCTGCGCAATCGTTCCAAAAACAAGGAGAACCATGAGCCAAAAAAGGCAGAAAAAAACCAAGTCGGCACTGCAGGAAAAATGTTTTAGTTTGAGTAAAATTTTTTTCATTTTCTAAGCGACCTGCACAAACTCAAAAAATCATTTTGATAATATTCTAATTGTTTTTTACTTCCTTGCATCTTAAGAAAAAGAGTTGTGCTTGTTTTTTCATCGAAGAACAACGCTGCTATCATTGCATTTGCGCTTGGCTCTTGGTTTGCTGAAAAATGAACCCATTCAAAAGCGCCCAGCTGACTGTGATCTTTTTTTACGGTTTGCTGTATTTCTAAACCTGACATGGGAGCAAGCGAAAGCTGTTCTCTCCATCTATTTACATTGGCAACAAGGCCACCTGCATCTCCGGCTAAACTGACAAGCGAAATTTCGGGACTGTGTTGCGCTTCAAGATCTGTTTCCAACACAAAACTTGCGAGCCGCATTCCTGAAGCTGGTTTTTCACGCCATCCTGCTGGCGTAAGCCATTTCACCTGCGCACGGATAAATGCTGGAAGTGTCTCTGAAGAAGAAGAAGAAGAAGAAGGCGCAAGCACCTCGTACTCGCGAATTTCCATGCTCGCTTTGTTGCATGCCAGAAAAAGCAAACTTATGCCCAAAACGAAAACCCATTTTGTCTGCATCATTACTCTCCAAAGGCCTAAAGGGCTGCGGCCTTTCCTGGTGATTCAAAAACCAAGTGCCCCTTAGCTGTGTATGAAAAGAATGTAAAGGAATCTCAATAGACCTCTTGCAGAACCTACTACGTAACCCAATGACTTCGTTGGGACACCCCAAAATCCTCACGTATCCATATATACGCTCCGGTTTCGGGACCCCGCCCCGCCTCGTCCTTGGGCTGCTCGCGACGGTTCTGCAAGAGGTCTAACGCTCTTCTTTAAACTGATTTTTTAACCTTGCATGCCGAAAAAGACCATGGAGAGGCGAAAACAAAAACGCCAAGAAAAAGAGGATGCCCGCCACCACGGCCATGCAACCCGCTATCGATCCATTGATGCTGCCCGAAAGCAAATATCCAAACACCGCAGAAGCGACACCAATAACGCTGGCAATAATCAGCATGGCCTTTAGAGAATCTGTCAGCAAATAGGCCGCAGCCGCTGGTGCCACAAGCATTGCCACCACTAAAATCGCTCCCACACTTTCAAACGCGGCAACGGTTGTAAGTGAAACAAATCCCATTAAGAGATAGTGATACTTTCGTGTTGAAATACCCAAGCTATCAGCAAGCAAAGGATCAAATGTGGTAATTTTTAATTCTTTGTAACAGAGATAAATAAAAAGGAGATCGCACAAAAGCACGCCACCAATCATCCATACTGCTCGCGGCCCCAACGACACATCCCCCACCAACCACACATCCCAAGGCACATAGGCAATTTCACCATAGAGCACGCACTCTTGATCGAGATCTACCTGGCCTGTAAAGAGAGAAACTAAAATAACTCCAAGTGCAAAAAGCCACGTAAAGGTTACTCCAATAGATGCATCTTGTTGCACTTTTCCATAGCGATGAAGTGTTTCCGCCAAAAAAGCTGTGAGCAGCCCAAACAAGCTTGCGC from Deltaproteobacteria bacterium CG11_big_fil_rev_8_21_14_0_20_42_23 encodes the following:
- a CDS encoding iron ABC transporter, producing MSEFWIILTGILTAVSCSLVGSFLVLRKNAMLGDAISHAVLPGLVLAFLITGSRSVFPMLLGASLFGLLTAFLAETLHRYGKVQQDASIGVTFTWLFALGVILVSLFTGQVDLDQECVLYGEIAYVPWDVWLVGDVSLGPRAVWMIGGVLLCDLLFIYLCYKELKITTFDPLLADSLGISTRKYHYLLMGFVSLTTVAAFESVGAILVVAMLVAPAAAAYLLTDSLKAMLIIASVIGVASAVFGYLLSGSINGSIAGCMAVVAGILFFLAFLFSPLHGLFRHARLKNQFKEER